Proteins from one Bacteroidota bacterium genomic window:
- a CDS encoding response regulator transcription factor has protein sequence MSNHKKVKVLYVEDDESLSFVTMDNLERKGYDVTLCADGLSAVQEFQQKKFDICILDVMLPKIDGFALAQKIRDKDSHIPIIFLTAKSMMEDKMYGFKLGADDYITKPFSMEELLYKIEIFIKRSKVFTENTELKTILNIRNFEFNFKELKLKYQDTVYDLTLREAELLRMFCLNKNQVIKRDDILKQVWGEDDYYIGRSLDVFISRLRKYFQDDPGVTIDNIRSVGFKLSVKD, from the coding sequence ATGAGTAATCATAAAAAAGTAAAAGTGTTATATGTGGAAGATGATGAGAGTCTGAGTTTTGTAACTATGGATAATCTGGAGAGAAAAGGATATGATGTTACATTGTGCGCCGATGGATTATCTGCAGTGCAGGAGTTTCAACAAAAGAAATTTGATATATGCATTCTGGATGTGATGCTGCCTAAAATTGATGGCTTTGCGCTTGCCCAAAAAATACGTGATAAAGACAGTCATATTCCGATAATTTTCCTCACAGCTAAATCTATGATGGAAGATAAAATGTATGGATTTAAATTGGGTGCAGATGATTATATAACCAAGCCTTTTAGCATGGAGGAATTGTTGTATAAAATTGAAATATTTATTAAACGCAGTAAAGTGTTTACCGAGAATACTGAGTTAAAAACTATTCTGAATATCCGCAATTTTGAATTTAATTTTAAAGAGTTGAAATTAAAATATCAAGATACTGTATATGATCTTACATTGCGTGAAGCTGAATTGCTCCGCATGTTTTGTCTGAATAAAAATCAAGTAATAAAACGGGATGATATTTTAAAGCAAGTATGGGGTGAAGATGATTATTATATAGGCCGAAGTCTGGATGTATTTATTTCACGACTGCGCAAATATTTTCAAGATGATCCCGGAGTTACTATTGATAATATCCGTTCCGTTGGATTTAAATTATCTGTGAAAGATTAA
- a CDS encoding ATPase, with the protein MIPTTNIVEKVLSVLKEIAHILIPFLSVAATLLLIYDLGFTQSETFSTEIKTYYSKFVFVVYFFILLRIDYKKLRAKRFEYLRSQYYLFLTFSCIWIYEFVLPVLFPGYTFLNSTFQFYVNGFLILFLFFTEVSIGSLNISRLNKNPAAIFIFSFAIVILIGAGLLMLPKATYTSMTITDALFTSTSAVCVTGLIVVDTAHRFTPMGQNILAILIQIGGLGILTFTSFFGMYLRTSISYQDQLLLGSMNNEAQLSNIFKTVVRIIVLTLSLEFIAAVLIFFTLEPDLFSSHTEQVRFAIFHSISAFCNAGFSLLTDGMYDVNYRFNYSLQIILMTLIVLGGLGFNIIFNYLRYVKYYLIQKFRSVFYKKKFLHQPRLININSKIVFITTFSLIVFGFIMNLILEWENTLADRSLSGKLITALFASITPRTAGFNTVDMTILMPSTILIYYLLMLIGGSPGSTAGGIKTTTFAVAVINTLSIARGKDRVELYKREISVGSIRRALSVLALALLFIGISVFLITLMHPEFELMSVIFECISAFSTVGLTLGITPFLSDAAKLVLVLTMFVGRIGTLTLIVALFRKVKTLNYAYPKESILIS; encoded by the coding sequence TTGATACCAACAACAAACATAGTAGAAAAAGTGTTATCGGTTCTCAAAGAAATCGCTCATATTCTAATTCCATTTTTAAGTGTTGCCGCCACCTTGTTATTAATTTATGATCTGGGATTTACACAATCAGAAACTTTCAGCACAGAGATAAAAACCTACTATAGCAAATTTGTATTTGTAGTTTATTTTTTCATTTTGTTACGTATTGATTATAAAAAATTGCGTGCAAAAAGATTTGAATACTTGCGCTCCCAGTATTATCTGTTTCTCACATTTAGTTGTATCTGGATTTATGAATTTGTGTTACCGGTACTTTTTCCGGGATATACATTTTTGAATTCAACTTTTCAATTTTATGTCAATGGATTTCTTATACTGTTTTTATTTTTTACTGAGGTTTCCATTGGGTCATTAAATATAAGTCGTCTCAATAAAAATCCTGCAGCAATATTTATTTTCAGTTTTGCAATTGTAATTCTTATAGGAGCCGGTTTACTGATGCTACCTAAAGCAACATACACAAGTATGACGATTACAGATGCGCTATTTACCTCTACAAGTGCAGTATGTGTTACCGGATTAATCGTGGTGGATACGGCTCATCGCTTTACTCCGATGGGACAAAATATTCTTGCGATTTTAATTCAGATAGGTGGGCTGGGTATTCTCACATTCACCAGTTTTTTCGGTATGTATTTGCGCACTTCAATTTCTTATCAAGATCAGTTACTACTGGGCAGTATGAATAATGAAGCTCAACTCAGCAATATTTTTAAAACCGTAGTGCGAATAATTGTACTTACACTTTCATTAGAATTTATAGCTGCAGTTTTAATATTTTTTACTTTGGAACCCGACTTATTCAGCAGCCATACAGAGCAGGTGAGATTTGCAATTTTCCATTCTATCTCTGCTTTTTGCAATGCGGGTTTCAGTTTATTAACAGATGGAATGTACGACGTGAATTACAGATTTAATTATTCTTTGCAAATTATTTTAATGACCTTAATAGTGTTAGGTGGATTAGGATTTAATATTATCTTCAACTATCTGAGATATGTAAAATATTATCTGATTCAAAAATTTCGCTCTGTATTTTATAAAAAAAAGTTTTTACATCAGCCCCGGCTTATCAATATCAATTCTAAGATAGTATTCATTACAACCTTTAGTCTGATCGTATTTGGTTTTATAATGAATTTAATTTTAGAATGGGAAAATACACTTGCAGATAGAAGTTTATCCGGAAAATTAATCACCGCCTTATTTGCATCCATTACTCCCCGTACTGCCGGATTTAATACAGTAGATATGACCATCCTAATGCCTTCAACTATTTTGATTTATTATTTACTGATGCTTATTGGCGGTTCGCCAGGCTCCACTGCCGGTGGGATAAAAACCACCACATTTGCTGTTGCAGTTATCAATACACTCAGCATTGCAAGAGGAAAAGATCGTGTGGAATTATACAAACGAGAAATTAGTGTGGGCTCGATTAGAAGAGCATTATCTGTATTGGCGCTTGCATTATTATTTATAGGCATTTCCGTGTTTCTAATTACACTGATGCATCCGGAATTTGAGTTGATGTCAGTAATATTTGAATGTATCTCTGCATTCAGTACGGTAGGATTAACATTGGGAATCACCCCTTTTTTATCCGATGCTGCAAAATTAGTGTTAGTACTAACTATGTTTGTTGGGCGCATTGGTACGCTTACACTTATTGTTGCTTTATTCCGAAAAGTAAAAACTTTGAATTACGCTTATCCAAAGGAATCTATTCTTATCAGCTAA
- a CDS encoding alpha/beta fold hydrolase codes for MKKYVICIAFVLTILPIAAQQITEHWIDVDKGRLYCQTIGKGEPLLFIHGGPGLNQSYLIPAFETLAKKYMLIFYDQRSSGKSALSVKATMNFETFADDIDSIRKYFVLEKINIISHSWGSLIAINYAAVYPKNINTLILLNPVPANTSFTNQMNTLSIQRTSSFDSLERARIIQTEDFKSGKSNAILQLMKLSFKLNFCDTSSLGKLKLELPENYAAAALSYEGWMKDMKNYDVSPQLKRIQCPVFILYGACDIIPVEAAVQIQNLISNSDIKIYADAGHFCFIEQNRRSIKDIQRFLQSVSKR; via the coding sequence GTGAAAAAATATGTGATATGCATTGCCTTCGTGCTTACTATACTTCCTATTGCAGCACAACAAATTACGGAACATTGGATTGACGTGGATAAAGGTCGCTTATATTGTCAAACAATAGGGAAGGGCGAACCACTTTTATTCATTCATGGCGGACCGGGTTTAAATCAATCTTATTTAATTCCTGCATTTGAAACGCTGGCGAAAAAGTATATGTTGATTTTTTATGATCAACGTTCATCCGGAAAATCGGCGCTATCTGTAAAAGCTACAATGAATTTCGAAACCTTTGCAGATGATATTGATTCCATCAGGAAATATTTTGTATTGGAAAAAATAAATATCATTTCACATTCCTGGGGAAGCCTGATCGCTATTAATTATGCTGCCGTTTACCCTAAAAATATCAACACTTTAATTTTATTAAATCCGGTTCCGGCAAATACCAGTTTCACTAATCAGATGAATACACTCTCCATTCAGCGCACTTCCTCCTTTGATAGTCTGGAACGAGCTCGCATTATACAAACAGAAGATTTTAAAAGTGGAAAATCAAATGCTATTCTTCAATTAATGAAACTCTCTTTTAAATTAAATTTTTGTGATACTTCATCTCTCGGGAAATTGAAACTTGAGTTGCCGGAAAATTATGCGGCTGCTGCTTTGAGTTATGAAGGATGGATGAAGGATATGAAAAATTATGATGTATCTCCTCAATTAAAAAGGATTCAATGTCCGGTTTTTATTTTATATGGCGCTTGTGATATTATTCCGGTAGAAGCGGCTGTGCAAATTCAAAATCTTATATCAAACAGTGATATAAAGATTTATGCAGATGCAGGGCATTTTTGTTTTATTGAACAAAACCGACGCAGTATTAAAGATATTCAGCGCTTTTTACAATCTGTTTCTAAACGGTGA
- a CDS encoding response regulator transcription factor: MAITKILIADSQYLTREGLKCIFKQEAQFKVIGETNDKHETFYLLKQLKPDILILDYNNLIGFGTEDIALLGAINSKVHVLIIADTTDHFVVKQVMEQGVDGFLTNTCEREEIMDTMLALIRGKKMYCHKVLEIVIEDKNAVADCNASILSDRELEIIQLIAAGFTTQQIAESLFRSYHTIATHRKNIMKKLQLKTTRELMLFAIQNGWVNTNATPAINI; this comes from the coding sequence GTGGCTATTACCAAAATACTTATTGCTGATTCTCAGTATCTGACTCGTGAAGGATTGAAATGCATTTTCAAACAAGAGGCACAGTTTAAGGTAATTGGTGAAACCAACGATAAGCACGAAACTTTCTATCTGCTGAAACAATTGAAACCCGACATCCTGATTTTAGATTACAATAACCTTATAGGTTTTGGTACCGAAGATATTGCATTGCTGGGTGCTATAAATAGTAAAGTGCATGTATTGATTATTGCCGATACTACCGATCATTTTGTAGTGAAACAAGTGATGGAGCAAGGCGTGGATGGCTTTCTTACAAATACTTGTGAGCGTGAAGAAATAATGGATACCATGCTTGCTTTAATCCGTGGTAAAAAAATGTATTGCCATAAAGTATTGGAAATTGTGATCGAAGATAAAAATGCAGTTGCCGATTGTAATGCTTCCATTTTATCGGATAGGGAATTAGAAATTATTCAATTAATTGCAGCAGGTTTTACTACTCAGCAGATTGCGGAATCGCTTTTCAGAAGCTATCATACGATAGCTACACACCGAAAAAATATTATGAAAAAATTACAGCTTAAAACCACTCGTGAATTAATGCTGTTTGCCATACAAAATGGTTGGGTAAATACTAATGCAACCCCTGCAATCAATATTTAG
- a CDS encoding DUF2779 domain-containing protein has protein sequence MANKRSYITKSGYLLGVKCELAFHNWWNKVEAEYSEGAEAVMQAGTDIGKLAHSLVSDGIDMNLFPDQSPWKLADKTLELLNKHRAIFEATFLTKQNPKLLCKVDILIPDGKGWMIWEVKATNSVKDEHREDLAFQYYVLSALGLKITRAAIVHLNKEYIKNGALDIKQLFTISDQTQVVKNLQDSIQQNIFELVATGKLEKVPVIPIGSHCSTPYDCPYLYICWKDFPEQDTIYTIPRIGAKADIYLEKGMFNLSDIDPNILSENQKKIYDAHITNTEIIDKPEIQSFINGLQFPIHFLDFETIMPAFPIWDGTHTYQQIPFQYSLHIVQKKGDAPQHFEFLDAALGNDPRIQFIEQLLDDLQSSGTILVYNKSFEEARLKEIAIAYPKYENAIIKVINRIQDLWIPFRNFWFYHPDMQGSSSIKKVLPVLVPELSYANLEIGEGGAAMNAFLQLLQTDISKNEKEKVLNDLKEYCKLDTLAMVKILEKLQDIISK, from the coding sequence ATGGCAAATAAGCGCAGTTATATTACTAAATCAGGTTACTTACTTGGAGTAAAATGTGAACTTGCTTTTCATAACTGGTGGAATAAAGTGGAAGCTGAATATTCGGAAGGTGCCGAAGCTGTTATGCAAGCGGGAACGGATATCGGAAAGCTTGCACATTCATTAGTAAGTGATGGTATTGATATGAATCTTTTTCCTGATCAATCTCCCTGGAAGCTTGCGGATAAAACATTGGAATTATTAAATAAGCACAGAGCAATTTTTGAAGCAACATTTCTCACAAAACAGAATCCGAAATTATTATGCAAGGTGGATATTTTGATTCCCGATGGAAAGGGCTGGATGATTTGGGAAGTGAAGGCAACTAATAGTGTGAAAGATGAGCATCGGGAAGATTTAGCATTTCAATATTATGTGCTTTCTGCATTAGGATTAAAAATTACACGAGCTGCAATTGTACATTTAAATAAGGAGTATATAAAAAATGGAGCTCTTGATATAAAACAATTATTTACCATTTCAGATCAAACACAAGTTGTAAAAAATTTACAAGATTCAATTCAGCAAAATATTTTTGAATTAGTTGCAACAGGTAAGTTAGAAAAAGTGCCTGTTATTCCAATTGGCAGCCATTGTAGTACTCCGTATGATTGTCCTTATTTATATATATGCTGGAAAGATTTTCCTGAGCAAGATACAATTTATACAATTCCAAGAATAGGAGCGAAGGCAGATATTTATTTGGAAAAAGGTATGTTTAACTTATCAGATATTGATCCGAATATTCTATCAGAAAATCAGAAAAAAATATATGATGCACATATCACTAATACAGAAATAATTGATAAGCCGGAAATTCAATCTTTTATAAATGGACTTCAATTTCCAATTCATTTTTTAGATTTTGAAACTATAATGCCGGCATTTCCAATTTGGGATGGAACGCATACTTATCAGCAAATTCCTTTTCAATATTCATTACATATAGTTCAAAAAAAAGGAGATGCACCTCAGCATTTTGAATTTTTAGATGCAGCATTAGGTAATGATCCAAGAATACAATTTATAGAACAGCTACTTGATGATTTGCAATCCTCAGGAACAATCTTAGTGTATAATAAATCTTTTGAAGAAGCAAGATTAAAAGAGATTGCAATTGCTTATCCCAAGTATGAGAATGCAATAATTAAAGTAATAAATAGAATACAAGATTTATGGATTCCATTTCGAAATTTTTGGTTTTATCATCCGGATATGCAGGGCAGTAGTTCCATTAAAAAAGTATTGCCTGTTTTGGTACCCGAATTAAGTTATGCAAATCTTGAAATTGGTGAAGGAGGCGCAGCGATGAATGCATTTCTCCAATTACTGCAAACAGATATTTCTAAAAATGAAAAAGAAAAAGTACTGAATGATTTAAAAGAGTATTGTAAATTGGATACACTTGCTATGGTGAAAATTCTGGAGAAGTTGCAAGATATAATTTCTAAGTAG
- a CDS encoding type I restriction enzyme HsdR N-terminal domain-containing protein — MQLLFSEYQFNIKRSGDKELIFDRIRKKFVVLTPEEWVRQHLVWYFIETHGFPAALISIEKKITLNGLTKRTDIVLFNKHATPVMLVECKAPAIKLSQNVLDQAGRYNLVLKVPYLVISNGNDTICTEIIHSSNTFKMLDTLPDTKKLLL, encoded by the coding sequence GTGCAACTTCTTTTTTCCGAATATCAATTCAACATAAAACGCAGCGGTGATAAAGAGCTGATTTTCGATCGTATTCGAAAAAAATTTGTTGTGCTTACTCCTGAAGAATGGGTGCGTCAACATTTGGTTTGGTACTTTATCGAAACACACGGATTCCCGGCAGCATTAATAAGCATCGAAAAGAAAATAACCCTCAACGGGTTAACAAAACGAACGGACATTGTTTTATTTAATAAACACGCAACACCAGTTATGCTTGTTGAATGTAAAGCACCTGCCATAAAATTATCTCAGAATGTATTGGATCAGGCAGGACGTTATAATCTGGTTTTGAAAGTTCCTTATTTGGTTATCAGCAATGGCAATGATACAATATGCACAGAAATTATTCATAGTAGTAATACTTTTAAAATGCTGGATACACTGCCTGACACGAAGAAATTATTATTATAA
- a CDS encoding T9SS type A sorting domain-containing protein has product MKNFLHSSIKLNSLICTILFVAGSITVHAQRDCTTTSVGFTPLTTLGTDTFMGEQGGLYPGGTNVMPSSHTKAGKSIGNAIKPLNAAGEVDFENGVVLFAGFGASTAGNTFNYLKNTIDTSTIGIYNPCLKFITCTIGGKGLETMIPPQHNWYWTFIGDTIPQSKGYTRDQVQIGWLKTASKTDSISEFPLQPDSLYAKYIPSIQRLKENFPNLKILYISSHAYGGYAGEFSDNADLAGEPAAYYGGFAVKWVIEDQIAGSPALKYKGGATNSPWLSWGPYFWADGLTPRANDGLTWECEDYSEYGGGFHLSNQGLQKEMDMLISFFMTNSSSKKWFKNGPTWNSCDPSMRLASSTDPDYNNFYSDEISIFPTPNNGIFSVAFYNEDGAAKVLKIINNQGQEVYEKVIDETKGEVMLEIALQNIPAGLYHVIIIGSEMHIERSIIITK; this is encoded by the coding sequence ATGAAAAACTTTTTACATTCTTCTATTAAACTGAATTCATTGATCTGCACAATACTGTTTGTTGCCGGATCAATAACTGTGCATGCACAAAGAGATTGTACTACAACGAGTGTGGGATTTACTCCATTAACTACATTAGGTACGGATACTTTTATGGGAGAGCAAGGTGGCTTATATCCTGGTGGCACTAATGTAATGCCCTCTTCACATACGAAAGCAGGCAAGTCTATTGGCAATGCAATCAAACCTCTAAATGCAGCCGGCGAAGTGGATTTTGAAAATGGTGTTGTGCTTTTTGCCGGATTTGGTGCATCTACTGCCGGAAATACTTTTAATTATTTAAAGAATACCATTGATACTTCCACAATAGGTATATATAATCCTTGCTTAAAATTTATTACATGTACAATTGGCGGAAAAGGTCTTGAAACAATGATTCCTCCACAGCATAATTGGTATTGGACTTTTATTGGAGATACTATTCCTCAATCGAAAGGATATACCCGTGATCAGGTTCAAATAGGCTGGTTAAAAACAGCATCAAAGACTGATTCTATTTCAGAATTTCCTTTGCAACCGGATTCATTATATGCTAAATATATTCCTTCAATTCAAAGACTAAAAGAAAATTTTCCAAACTTAAAAATATTATATATCAGTAGTCATGCTTACGGTGGATACGCCGGTGAATTTTCCGACAATGCAGATTTGGCTGGAGAGCCTGCTGCATATTATGGTGGATTTGCTGTGAAATGGGTAATAGAGGATCAGATTGCTGGAAGTCCGGCATTAAAATATAAAGGTGGTGCAACTAACTCACCTTGGCTTTCATGGGGTCCTTATTTTTGGGCAGACGGACTTACACCACGAGCAAACGATGGCTTAACTTGGGAGTGTGAAGATTATTCTGAATATGGTGGTGGATTCCATTTGTCAAATCAAGGCTTGCAAAAAGAAATGGATATGCTTATTAGTTTTTTCATGACTAATTCAAGTTCAAAGAAGTGGTTTAAAAACGGCCCGACCTGGAACAGTTGTGATCCAAGTATGCGACTTGCAAGTAGTACTGATCCTGATTATAATAATTTCTATTCAGATGAAATTTCAATTTTCCCAACGCCGAATAACGGTATTTTCTCCGTTGCTTTTTACAATGAAGATGGTGCTGCTAAAGTTTTGAAAATTATAAACAATCAAGGACAGGAAGTTTATGAAAAAGTAATTGATGAAACTAAAGGAGAAGTGATGTTGGAAATAGCACTTCAAAATATTCCTGCAGGTTTATACCATGTAATAATTATTGGTTCAGAAATGCACATTGAAAGATCTATAATTATTACTAAATAA
- a CDS encoding HAMP domain-containing histidine kinase, producing the protein MRWVILLASIAIAGIIISQAFWIRKGLLINQSNFDNAVSRILTEISNDLEIQSIGEVKTEDPVLRISPRSYLLNIKIPIDVNYLADRLQTEFANPFHNVDFSYEVYESSNKLLVFSDTIFIKDQQLRKFKYLPNLNKSRYYVMVNFPDRPIIPSVMLTIWITAIIILTSVIIFFAYTLHVIFKQRRQSEFQKSFINNLAHEFKTPISTISISAHVLQEDDILDEPKRLKNYAMVISNEVNRLKTQVNKILEIASIESNEMALSHEEFDLNVLLDEIIMAFEVNVQKRNGTVTRNFLSKSCIIYADKVHFTNVINTLLDNALKYCDRIPAIEIETNCFETKAYIKIKDNGIGIAKENLKRVFDKFYRVPTGDIHNVKGFGLGLNYVKMVANAHSWNINVGSEVKKGSIFTLTFPKN; encoded by the coding sequence ATGCGTTGGGTTATTCTGTTGGCATCCATTGCCATTGCAGGAATTATTATATCCCAAGCCTTCTGGATTCGAAAAGGGTTATTGATTAACCAATCTAATTTTGATAATGCAGTGAGCAGAATCTTAACTGAAATTTCCAATGATCTTGAAATACAATCTATAGGAGAAGTGAAAACAGAAGATCCGGTATTGCGCATTTCTCCAAGATCTTATTTGCTCAATATCAAAATTCCAATAGATGTAAATTATCTTGCTGATCGTCTTCAAACTGAGTTTGCAAATCCATTTCACAATGTGGATTTCTCATATGAAGTTTATGAATCCAGCAATAAGTTATTGGTATTTAGTGATACAATTTTTATTAAGGATCAGCAGCTAAGAAAATTTAAATATCTACCCAATTTAAATAAGTCCAGATATTATGTGATGGTTAATTTTCCGGATCGTCCCATTATTCCATCGGTTATGCTCACCATTTGGATTACCGCTATAATTATTCTCACATCTGTAATTATTTTCTTTGCATACACACTGCATGTTATTTTCAAACAACGAAGGCAAAGTGAATTTCAGAAAAGCTTTATAAATAATCTGGCGCATGAGTTTAAAACTCCTATCTCCACCATTAGTATTTCTGCACATGTATTGCAAGAGGACGATATTCTGGATGAACCAAAGCGATTAAAAAATTATGCAATGGTTATTTCTAATGAAGTAAACCGATTGAAAACTCAGGTGAATAAAATTCTAGAAATTGCTAGTATTGAAAGCAATGAAATGGCTTTAAGTCATGAAGAGTTTGACTTGAATGTACTGTTGGATGAAATAATAATGGCCTTTGAAGTAAATGTGCAAAAACGCAATGGTACGGTTACCCGAAATTTTTTATCCAAGTCTTGTATCATATATGCGGATAAGGTACATTTTACGAATGTTATTAATACCTTGTTAGATAATGCTTTGAAATATTGCGATAGAATACCTGCGATAGAAATAGAAACAAATTGTTTTGAAACGAAAGCATATATCAAAATAAAAGATAATGGTATTGGTATTGCAAAAGAAAATTTAAAACGAGTTTTCGATAAATTTTATCGGGTTCCAACTGGTGACATACATAATGTAAAAGGCTTTGGTTTGGGACTTAATTATGTGAAGATGGTAGCGAATGCACATAGCTGGAATATAAATGTGGGTAGCGAAGTGAAGAAAGGAAGTATATTTACCTTAACGTTTCCAAAAAATTAA
- a CDS encoding agmatine deiminase family protein, producing MKHILVKNNISFSTLTATKDIWVIDFMPFQLRENKFIYYSYNPDYLKLPKYNHLKSNAKLVCNSNIKIQDYIICPLVIDGGNIVHFDNKIICTSKISSENSHLSENEIREIMEIYFESVIILIPVPPGDWLGHADGVVRFINRDTVLINRIDIKNNNEKKYFDALTKVFSQYGLHWEIISKGTSEKFKGAEGLYLNYLEVGNLIVVPEYGIPEDEIAYNELSIFFPEKIILSLKSNSLAKSNGVLRCVSWVIKQEFQEVLLNNSTVM from the coding sequence TTGAAACATATATTAGTTAAGAATAACATTTCATTTAGCACATTGACTGCAACAAAAGATATATGGGTTATTGATTTTATGCCTTTTCAATTAAGAGAAAATAAATTCATTTATTATTCCTATAACCCGGATTATTTAAAGCTGCCGAAATACAACCATTTAAAATCAAATGCTAAATTGGTTTGTAATTCGAACATTAAAATCCAGGATTACATTATTTGTCCTTTAGTAATTGACGGCGGCAACATTGTGCATTTTGATAACAAGATAATTTGTACTTCAAAAATATCATCTGAGAATTCACATTTATCTGAAAATGAGATAAGGGAAATAATGGAAATCTATTTTGAATCAGTAATAATATTGATACCTGTTCCGCCCGGTGACTGGCTGGGTCATGCGGATGGTGTTGTGAGATTTATTAATAGAGATACAGTACTTATTAATCGCATTGATATTAAAAATAATAATGAAAAAAAATATTTTGATGCATTAACTAAAGTCTTTTCTCAATATGGATTGCATTGGGAAATAATTTCAAAAGGTACAAGTGAAAAATTTAAAGGAGCAGAAGGATTATATCTTAATTATCTGGAAGTGGGAAATTTAATTGTTGTTCCTGAATATGGAATACCTGAAGATGAAATTGCGTATAATGAATTAAGTATTTTTTTTCCTGAGAAAATTATCCTTTCACTTAAATCGAATAGTCTTGCAAAAAGCAATGGTGTGTTGCGATGTGTGAGTTGGGTGATAAAGCAAGAATTTCAAGAAGTCCTTTTGAATAATTCTACAGTAATGTAA
- a CDS encoding TrkA family potassium uptake protein, which yields MKFIIIGLGNFGAWLAQSLTSAGHDVIGIDTNMIRVEALKDKITHVVKIDSTDITALKTLPLKDASAVVVCIGEDVGASIQTTALLKQLKIKRIICRVISPLHETVITAIGVDEVVHPEQDAAEQLSKKLDLVQIIESFEISNNYYVVEVKATLKFNEISIGDSKIFENYDLQVITLLRPESKESIFGFEKTVKNSIGLVDNSTIILTDDIIVIYGHIKNIRRLVNDLS from the coding sequence ATGAAATTTATAATTATCGGACTTGGAAATTTTGGTGCATGGTTAGCACAAAGTTTAACGTCAGCAGGTCATGATGTAATTGGTATTGATACCAATATGATTCGTGTAGAAGCATTGAAAGATAAAATTACACATGTGGTAAAAATAGATTCAACAGATATTACTGCTTTAAAGACGCTGCCCTTAAAAGATGCAAGCGCTGTTGTAGTTTGTATTGGAGAAGATGTAGGTGCTTCTATTCAAACTACGGCACTTTTAAAACAATTAAAAATAAAACGCATAATTTGTCGGGTAATTTCTCCCTTACATGAAACAGTGATAACAGCTATTGGTGTAGATGAAGTAGTACATCCTGAACAAGATGCTGCCGAGCAACTCAGCAAGAAATTAGATCTCGTACAGATTATAGAGTCATTTGAAATAAGTAATAATTATTATGTCGTAGAAGTAAAAGCTACTTTAAAATTTAATGAAATAAGTATTGGCGACAGTAAAATTTTCGAAAATTATGATTTGCAGGTAATAACATTATTGAGACCTGAAAGTAAAGAAAGCATTTTTGGATTTGAAAAAACAGTGAAGAATTCTATTGGATTAGTAGATAACTCCACAATTATTTTGACAGACGATATCATTGTAATTTATGGACACATTAAAAATATTCGCCGCTTGGTAAATGATCTGAGTTGA